One Fuerstiella marisgermanici DNA window includes the following coding sequences:
- a CDS encoding Gfo/Idh/MocA family protein produces MSDSPRSLKVAIIGGGMFFDDIIGQTFKDFIRGGIAGSLNSIGMSHLAPAVANVGIDVCAIGTRSQSSGTAGRIVDWFATDFPGQTMEACYGDAVWNDILANHKPDVLFVATPDNVHTQPILDALDAGVDVITEKPLCLKTSEADAIIAKAKDAGRIVACDMHKRYDPFVREMMLKAPEQYGTINRVRAVLEEPLEVSTEIFAWAEESNPFAYVGCHWLDVVHHYMDVKPVSVFATGQKNLLLNWDKHHVEIAKRRDVDPSTFKRQGSINTWDSIDVAVTYDNGMRGDYNNNWINPAEFEGAVNQEIELYGIYGRGMVDQQDRGYREAIIGDGSRTRNPSFGGRIRHKGGHLEIFGYGKASIAAGLLAIIRRRILGESMETLHDTYPTAASQRDIVQVIEAASAVAEKNYEAFSAGRGTPATALLTESGFDLVGAS; encoded by the coding sequence ATGTCAGATTCTCCACGCTCCCTTAAGGTTGCCATCATTGGTGGCGGCATGTTCTTCGACGACATCATCGGTCAGACATTCAAAGACTTCATTCGCGGCGGCATCGCCGGATCGCTGAACAGCATCGGCATGAGTCACCTTGCCCCCGCCGTGGCCAACGTCGGCATCGACGTGTGTGCCATTGGAACTCGCAGCCAATCCAGCGGCACGGCCGGTCGCATCGTCGACTGGTTTGCCACAGACTTTCCCGGGCAAACGATGGAAGCCTGCTACGGCGACGCCGTTTGGAATGACATTCTGGCCAATCACAAGCCGGACGTGCTGTTCGTCGCGACGCCGGACAACGTTCACACGCAACCAATTCTGGACGCTCTGGACGCCGGCGTCGACGTCATCACAGAAAAGCCGCTGTGCCTGAAAACCAGCGAAGCGGACGCCATTATCGCGAAAGCCAAAGACGCCGGACGCATCGTCGCCTGCGATATGCACAAACGATACGACCCATTCGTACGAGAAATGATGCTGAAAGCGCCAGAACAATACGGCACCATCAACCGCGTGCGAGCCGTCCTGGAAGAGCCACTAGAAGTCAGCACGGAAATCTTCGCATGGGCCGAAGAAAGCAATCCGTTCGCGTACGTCGGCTGCCACTGGCTGGACGTCGTCCATCACTACATGGATGTCAAACCGGTATCCGTCTTTGCGACCGGTCAGAAGAATCTGCTGCTGAACTGGGACAAACATCACGTCGAAATTGCCAAACGACGCGACGTCGACCCTTCGACATTCAAACGGCAGGGATCGATCAACACCTGGGACAGCATCGACGTGGCCGTGACGTACGACAACGGCATGCGAGGCGATTACAACAACAACTGGATTAACCCGGCCGAATTCGAAGGTGCCGTGAACCAGGAAATCGAACTCTACGGCATCTACGGCCGCGGCATGGTGGACCAGCAGGACCGCGGCTACCGCGAAGCCATCATCGGGGATGGTTCTCGCACGCGAAACCCGTCCTTCGGCGGCCGTATTCGGCACAAAGGCGGTCATCTGGAAATCTTCGGCTACGGAAAAGCGTCTATTGCTGCCGGTCTGCTGGCCATCATCCGGCGTCGTATTCTGGGCGAGTCAATGGAAACGCTCCACGACACGTATCCCACCGCCGCCAGCCAGCGCGACATCGTGCAGGTGATCGAAGCCGCATCTGCAGTGGCAGAAAAGAATTACGAAGCGTTCAGTGCCGGCCGCGGCACACCAGCGACCGCGTTGCTGACGGAGTCTGGGTTTGACCTGGTCGGCGCTTCGTAG
- a CDS encoding DUF2617 family protein yields the protein MQLQLTRPDAADMLLRTFERPIHPELFDSSAACTLRFGGNKARLRIGRTGHLLEFQSDDAIITEVAATRQEDLPVNRRVIDRRLIGYRTHMLDLPTVRYHCSYQLEHVPLDVYLQLHREFEVDARNATLSTIFPGSSPQSPECISLLKCDILPEGLVVHAFHTFPDNAAVLRTQTLFELLNTD from the coding sequence ATGCAATTGCAACTCACTCGACCCGATGCAGCGGACATGCTGCTACGAACATTCGAACGCCCCATTCACCCGGAACTGTTCGATTCGTCAGCCGCGTGCACTCTGCGATTCGGCGGCAACAAGGCGCGGTTGCGAATTGGCCGGACGGGCCACTTATTGGAATTTCAGTCCGATGACGCCATCATCACAGAAGTGGCGGCGACTCGTCAGGAAGACTTGCCGGTCAATCGCCGCGTTATCGATCGTCGGCTGATTGGCTACCGCACTCACATGTTGGACCTGCCTACTGTGCGTTACCACTGCAGCTATCAGCTGGAGCACGTGCCGTTGGACGTGTATCTGCAGCTGCATCGGGAATTCGAAGTCGACGCTCGCAACGCGACGCTGTCGACGATCTTTCCCGGTTCCTCGCCGCAAAGTCCGGAATGTATCAGCCTGTTAAAGTGCGACATTCTGCCGGAAGGCCTTGTCGTCCATGCCTTCCACACATTCCCAGACAACGCGGCAGTGCTAAGAACTCAAACGTTGTTCGAGTTGCTGAACACCGACTGA